The following is a genomic window from Armatimonadota bacterium.
GTATGACCACCGGGTCTTCGGCACCAATCTGCGCATGACCGAGTTTCAGGCAGCCCTGATCCTGCGCGGCCTCGAGCTTCTGCCCGAGCACATGGACCGCCGCGACGAGTGTGCCTTCCACTTGCGCAAGCGGCTGGATGAAATCGAGGGAGTGGGATATCAGGCATTCCCCGCGGGCGCCACGCGTTGCGCATGGCACCTGTTCATCTTCACCTACGACCGCGAGGCCATGCAGGGCGTATCCCGAGATCGGTTCATCGAAGCCCTCGGAGCCGAGGGCATTCCGATCAGCCGCGGATACAACCCGCTGTACACCGAAGGCATGTTCCGCAAAGGCTGGGACCGCACGAAGCCGCCGTTCTCGCCCAGCGTCTACAGCGGAGATGTGGATTACGACAAGGTCAGCTGCCCCAACTGCGAGTTCGTGTGCTATGACGGTTCGTTCTGGACTTCCCAGAGCGTCCTGCTTGGAACCACCAAGGACATGGACGACATAGCGGACGCCATCATCAAGGTGAAGGAGAACCTTGGCGAACTGCAGTAGGCAGACAACCGGCGGCCAACTGTCGCGCCGCACGATGAGGTACGCAGCAGGACCGGTGGTCTCGGTCCTGCTGCTTGTGCTCGTGTGCGGTCTCGCGTGCGCGGGACGGCTCGAGAAGGTGCTTGAGCGCGGCCCCTTCCCGCACCTGAAGGGCGCTGTGCTGCGCCAGGTCACCGGCAATGCCACTGCGGGCGCCTGGTCTGAACCGGCGCCGGGGGACTGGGACGGCGACGGCGACATCGACATTATCGCGGGCAGTGGATATGGCGACCTCTTGTACTTCGAACGCCGCGCTGACGGGTTCCTGTCCGAACCCGTACAGATGCTCCCGGAGCGTTTCTCCCTGATCTACGAGCCGCCGGCGGTGGACCCGGTATCGCCCCAGGTAGTTGATTGGGACGGCGACGGCGCCCCGGATATTCTCATTGGCATGCGTAGCCGGATCTACCTGTGCAGGCGGCAGGGGATCGGACTTGCGCCACCGCAGGAACTCTTATGCGGCCCGGAAAGTGTGGGCGACGCTGTGCGGCGCCTGACTGGATCGCGGGGTCATCTCGCGCCCTGCGCGGCGGACCTCGACCGCGACGGTGACCTGGACCTCCTGCTTTCCGGGGAGGACGGGACAGTCTGGTACTTGGCCAATGAGGGCTCCGCGTCTGCGCCAAAGCTTGCCGCCCCGGGAAAGCTCTCTGTGGGGGGACAGGTACCCGCTTTCCGGACCTCCGTGCGCCTTTGCATCGGTGACTGGAATGCGGATGGCTACTCGGACCTGTTCCTGGCGCCTTCCGGTGGCGGTATTCTGCTGTCTGAGGGGTCTCCGAGCGGCCTCGGTCCGGCTCGGACATTCTGGGGTTCCTCGCCTGAGACCGGGGGCAAGGAGACCGAAGAAACCTCGAACCTGTGCCCATCCTTTTGCAACTGGTACGGCCCCGAACGCGGCCCGCGCCTTCTGGTGGGAGATCGCCGCGGGTACTTCGCGATCATCGGCCCAGCGCAGGGCGGCGGGAAGCTGGAAGGCTTCGCGCAGGGGGTGCGGCCACCCATCGACGTTGGCCGATGCGCATCGCCATGCCCCGTGGACTGGGACGGGGACGGCGACCTGGACCTCGTAGTCGGTGGCGAGGACGGATTCTTACAGCTGTTCACCCGAGTCGAGGTCTCGCCGCCACTTTTCGCCGCAGGAAAGAGGGTCGCGGGGAGTCTGGGCTCTCTGCGCGCCGCTCCACGCGGGGGTATCCCCGGCCACCTGCGCTACGCCTGGCCCTGCATCACGGACGCCGACACCGACGGCGACTCGGATCTGATCCTGGGGCAGGCTTCAGGTCATACCACCCTCTGGACCAACTCCAGCGGCTTTGGCAAGTCTCAGGAGATCACCGTGGTGGGGCAGGCGCTTGCCATGTCGGGCATGAGCACCGTGCATGCGATGGACTATGACATGGATGGAGATACCGACCTGTTCATCGGGACCCGTCTCATACCGGGTTCCGTGGTTGCGTCGCAGCTATCGCCCGAGACTGTCTTGTACCTTGAGAACGTGGCCGGGCGCAAGGCGGCGCCACGCTTCGTAAAAGCGGTTCGCATCGATGCCAGCATTGTCCATCCGTCGCGCGAGGACGCCACGCGCGACGCGGACATCTTGGGTGTCACAGCGCTGCAACCAGTACAATGGCACGCGAACGGAGCGCTGGAATACCTGCTGACCACGCGCTTTGGCGCTTTCTTGTTTCAGTCAGGCGCCGGGCGGAATGCATACCCCAGGCTCGAGCTGTCCACTCCCATGACCGGGATTCCGGCGCCCCTGGTGCCCTCGTCTTGGAGTTCCGTGGCCTGCAGACTTACTGGAGGTCTGCCCGGCATCGTCTGCGGGCTGGAAGAGACCGGCTGGGTTGCCTGGTACGATCGATCTCAGTTGGCGAACGGCAGCTGACGGATCGGATCACTCCCAGCCGGCCCGCACCCATTTCACCAGATCATCGGGCAATGGCGGGTCGGCGGTGGCGAGGAACCCCGCGCTCTGCCCGAATGCCTGGTAGAGCCCAATCGCAGGCCCCAAGTCCCCGTCAGTCACCTGCCCCCCCAACCAGACAGGACGCGGCGCAATGCCCGCAATAAGCGTGGGCAGGTCCACATTCCCTCCCTCGACGGAACAGGCGCAGGCTTCGGTCAGTTCTGCCTCCCCTGGCACAATGACCACGCGAGCGATCCCGGGTTCGATTACAGCCGCGGCCAGGGCGGGCAAGGCGGTGGCCCCGAAAGCCACGCAGACCACCCGTCCGGGAATGACGTCGGAGCGATTTTCCAGGAACCGGGCCAGGGACACGATGTCATAGGCGCCGGCAGCCCAGGCGTTCCCGGCCGGCAGGTGCCAGGCCCCGGCCAGTTCCCCCGTGCCCCTGGGGTCAGCCAGGCAGACCACTATCCCCGCGTCAGCCAGGCCGGTGATGACCCGCCAGTGATATCCCGCCGCATCCGCCTTCCCCACATCATCGAGCAGGATCACCGCTGGGCCGGCCGATGGCTCCATATCCGCCGCCGGGGCCAGGCGCAGCAACACCGCAGGGACAGGAATCTCCGGCTCGGTGGTGATGACCATCGGCTCGACCCGGTACTCTTCGATATCGAAATCGCCCGAGCCTGGCTCAGCGCGGCCCGGAACGATGCCTCGGCCCCCCGCAACAATCCGTCCCACTGCGTCTCGCAGTTGGCTGACCACTTCGGCACCTTCGTCCGGACCGGTGACATTCGCCAGGCTCGGCAACACAACCGATTGCGGCCCGTTATCCGCGCCAAATGCCCCAAGGGCCGCCGCCGCGCGGTATTCGGCAAGTGCCCGGCGGGCCTGCCCGGGCTGCAGCACCACGAAACGTTCGCGAATACGGATGATGTTCTCGAAATCTTCGGACAGGCCGGCGGTGATCTCCAGGTCATCCAGGTCGCCGCCGTACGCGGATTCGCCGGAGAGCGCGGCCCCCAGCCTGATGGCCATTGTTTTCCCCGCCAGAGTGCCATCGGATGCGCCTCGTGCTTCGATTTGGTCATCCACGAACAGCAGGATGCTGCGTTCGTCGGGGTAATATGCCCCCGCGACATAATGCCATAGGCCGTCATCCAGACGCCGGCGTCCCACCAGCGTCTCACCGGGCGCGGAAGACCGCGTCAGCGTCAGGCGCCCGCCGCTATCCAGCCCGAGCACAAGGTCCGGCGGCGCGTTAGGCGACTCGCCGGCAGCAATGATGGTCCGCGCTTGTGTGGCACGCGGCGATCGGAGCCAGAAGCTCACGGCGAACCCGGCGGAGCCATCCGCAAGATAGACCGCTGGTGGCAGTGCCACGTTTCCGCCGCCCCGGAAAGAGAGCGCGAGCCCCACACCCCCCGGGCCTTCGACGTATCTCACACCCGATGCGGACCCGTGTAATCCCGAGGGGCCGCGGTCCAGCACCCGCCCGGCGCTGTCCTCATCGAACAACCACGCAGCCACGGTATCCGGCGCACACAGAGCCATCGCCGGTAGAAAGACCGCTATGAGTCCTAATAGCCGCATCGCCGGAGTCTCCTGACTCTACAAGGGCTGTCTTGTGATTTGCTCCGGTATCGTAGTATGCTGGTGGCCAGCCGGTCAATTCCGTCGCCCTGAGTGGCCCTCTATGTTCCCGTTCCGCGACAACATCCCATCCCGCACCGTCCCACTGGTCACCCAGGTGCTCATCTGGACGAACCTGCTCGTGTTCGCCTGGCAGGCATCCATGGGGCAACAGATGGTCGAATTCATCCGACAATTTGGCCTTGTGCCCGCGGTGGTTACGGGCCAGGCTCCGCCAGGGCCACTGGGCATTATTCTGCCGTTCTTCATCTCCATGTTCCTGCACGGTGGATGGTTCCACGTTCTGGGCAACGTCTGGTTCCTCTACCTGTTCGGCGACAACGTTGAAGACAGGCTGGGGCACGGTCGGTTCCTGTGGTTCTACGTGGTCGCCGGGCTGGTAGCCGGCATTGTCCACGTGTTGTTGAACCCGGCAAGCACCGTTCCCACCGTCGGCGCCAGCGGCGCAATTGCCGGTGTGCTCGGGGCCTACCTGGTGATGTACCCCCGGGCGCGTGTGGCGACCTTGCTGTGGCTGGGTTTCTTCATCGACGTCGTGGAATTGCCCGCCGTCACGTTTCTCGGCTTCTGGTTCATCGTGCAGATCATCGAGGGCCTGATCGCCTTGCCCATGATGGATATGGGCGGAGTAGCCTGGTGGGCCCACATCGGGGGGTTCGCAACCGGCTTTGTCTTCGCCCGACTTCTCTGCCGCGAGTGCATGCTGGAGCGACATCCCGTCGATCCGCGACCATACCAGCGATAGTGCCGAACAAGCTCTGTCAGGACCGATGATGGAGAGTGATCAAGCCTTGGACATCAACACGCTCATCTGGGTGTTTCTTATCGGCAGCATTCTGTACCCCATGGTACAGCAAAGGATGCTGGAGGCCGCCCGGCTGCGCCTGTTCGGGAAGCTCGAGCAAGAGCGCAAGTCGCGAGTGATAACGCTGATTCACCGTCAGGAAAGCCTCAGTTTCCTCGGGCTGCCGCTCATGCGGTTCATCAATATCGAGGACTCCGAGAGTGTCCTGAGAGCCATCCGCATGACTCCCGACGAGATGCCCATCGACATTATCCTGCATACGCCGGGCGGCATGGTCCTGGCTGCCGGGCAGATCGCCCATGCCCTGCGCCGGCATCCCGCTCGCGTAACTGCTTTCGTACCGCACTATGCCATGTCGGGCGGCACTCTGATCGCCCTGGCCTGCGATGAGATCATCATGGACCCCGATGCGGTGCTCGGTCCAGTGGACCCCCAGATCGGAGGCCAACCGGCGGCATCGATCCTGCAGGTCCTGGAGCAGAAGCCGATCAATGATGTAGACGATCAGACCATCATCCTCGCAGACATGGCGCGCAAGGCCGTGAACCAGGTGCGCGAGTGTATCGCAGACCATCTGTTGGCAAACGTCTCGCCGGACAAGGCCGAGGATATCGCAGTGCGCCTCACCGACGGCCGCTGGACCCACGATTTCCCTATCACCGTGGACGAAGCGCGGAGTATGGGGCTCAACGTGAGCACGGACCTGCCCGGTGCCATCCATGAGATGATGGACCTGTACCCCCAGCCCCAGCGCGGGAGGCCTTCGGTGGAGTACGTGCCCATGCCGTACCACACACCTCAGAGTGAAGCGCCTTTTGGCGACCGCAACAAGGGCTGATCATCTGCAGAGACGGGTACACGCGGAGGAGCGTCAGTGGCTCCACAACTGATTATCCACAACGCCTGCGTTGCAATCTGCGATGAGGCCAATTCAATCGTGTCCGCCGTGGCTGTCTGGCGAGACCGCATCTTCGCGGTGGGCAGTGACGCGGACATCCTGAGCCTGGCCGGCAAGGGCACGCGTGTCATCGATCTCGACGGACGCTTCGTCTGCCCGGGGTTCACGGACTGCCACGTTCACCTGTCCGGTTGGGCTGTGCTTGCGAGTGGGATCGAGGTCCATCTGGACGGTCTGAACTCGCTGGAGGAAACTCTGGCGAGGATAGCCGCCCACATTCCCCAGGTGCAGCCTGGCGCGTGGCTGCGGGGCCGGGGCTGGGATCGCAATCGCTGGGCTGGGTGCCCATGGCCCACGGCGCGCGACCTGGATGCAGTCACAGGACCGGTTCCGGCGGCCCTGCCCTCCCACGATGGACACTCGGTCTGGGCCAACTCCGCGGCCTTGGCGCTGGCTGGAATCGACCGCTCCACGCCGGACCCCGAAGGCGGCCGCATCAACCGTCTGCCCAATGGTGAACCCTCAGGTATCTTCGAGGAATCCGCTGCCTGGATGATGCGCGCTAAGGTGCCCGACTACACTCGCGAAGAGCTTGTGGCAGCACTGAAGGCCGCTCTGCCACAGGCCGCCGCGCTGGGCATCACCGCCGTACACAACCTCGAGGCTCGCAACTCACGGCATGCAATCCAGGTCCTTGCCGACGAAGGCGCGCTGCCCCTGCGAATCACCCATTACGTGGCCCCCGAATCCCTGGACGCCCTCGCGGAGCTCGGGGTGCGCAACGGTCTGGGCAATGACTGGGTGCGCTTTGGCGGCGTGAAAACCTTCATGGATGGCGCTCTCGGCTCTCAGACAGCAGCCATGCTGGAGCCGTATGAGGGCAGCGATAATCGCGGGTACACCACCCAGTCGCCCGAAGAACTTGCGGACTTGGTCCGTCGCGCCAATGCCAGCGGGATTGCCCTGGCGCTGCACGCTATCGGCGACCGGGCCGTCCGCCTGGCACTGGACGCTTTCGAGCGTTGCGCCGAATACCCCCTGGGCAAGCCGCGGCACCGTCTGGAGCATGCGCAGCATGTGCACCCGGACGACTGGGCGCGCATGGCTCGGCTGGGTCTGATCGCCTCCATGCAGCCCGCCCACATGCTGGCCGATATCCCCACCTGCGAGCGCCAGTTGGGGGCGCGCAGCCGCTGGGCCTTCGCCCTGCGCTCGTTGCTGGAGGCGGGCGTCACGCTTGCCTTCGGCTCCGACGCACCCGTGGAGATCATCGATCCGCTGCGCGGGTTCCAGTCCGCGCTACTGCGGCAGGACTGGGACGGCAACCCGCCCGGTGGCTGGTATCCGGAGCAACGCCTGACAGCGACTGAAGCACTGCGGGCTTACACCATCGACGCCGCACGAGCGGGATGCGCGGAGCGGACAAACGGCTCCCTGACGCCCGGCAAACTCGCGGATTTCATCGTCGTGTCCCGAAATCTGCTGGGATGTCCCCCGGAGGAGCTGGCGGAGGCGCGCGTTCTCGCCA
Proteins encoded in this region:
- a CDS encoding rhomboid family intramembrane serine protease; the encoded protein is MFPFRDNIPSRTVPLVTQVLIWTNLLVFAWQASMGQQMVEFIRQFGLVPAVVTGQAPPGPLGIILPFFISMFLHGGWFHVLGNVWFLYLFGDNVEDRLGHGRFLWFYVVAGLVAGIVHVLLNPASTVPTVGASGAIAGVLGAYLVMYPRARVATLLWLGFFIDVVELPAVTFLGFWFIVQIIEGLIALPMMDMGGVAWWAHIGGFATGFVFARLLCRECMLERHPVDPRPYQR
- a CDS encoding VCBS repeat-containing protein, with protein sequence MANCSRQTTGGQLSRRTMRYAAGPVVSVLLLVLVCGLACAGRLEKVLERGPFPHLKGAVLRQVTGNATAGAWSEPAPGDWDGDGDIDIIAGSGYGDLLYFERRADGFLSEPVQMLPERFSLIYEPPAVDPVSPQVVDWDGDGAPDILIGMRSRIYLCRRQGIGLAPPQELLCGPESVGDAVRRLTGSRGHLAPCAADLDRDGDLDLLLSGEDGTVWYLANEGSASAPKLAAPGKLSVGGQVPAFRTSVRLCIGDWNADGYSDLFLAPSGGGILLSEGSPSGLGPARTFWGSSPETGGKETEETSNLCPSFCNWYGPERGPRLLVGDRRGYFAIIGPAQGGGKLEGFAQGVRPPIDVGRCASPCPVDWDGDGDLDLVVGGEDGFLQLFTRVEVSPPLFAAGKRVAGSLGSLRAAPRGGIPGHLRYAWPCITDADTDGDSDLILGQASGHTTLWTNSSGFGKSQEITVVGQALAMSGMSTVHAMDYDMDGDTDLFIGTRLIPGSVVASQLSPETVLYLENVAGRKAAPRFVKAVRIDASIVHPSREDATRDADILGVTALQPVQWHANGALEYLLTTRFGAFLFQSGAGRNAYPRLELSTPMTGIPAPLVPSSWSSVACRLTGGLPGIVCGLEETGWVAWYDRSQLANGS
- a CDS encoding amidohydrolase, translating into MAPQLIIHNACVAICDEANSIVSAVAVWRDRIFAVGSDADILSLAGKGTRVIDLDGRFVCPGFTDCHVHLSGWAVLASGIEVHLDGLNSLEETLARIAAHIPQVQPGAWLRGRGWDRNRWAGCPWPTARDLDAVTGPVPAALPSHDGHSVWANSAALALAGIDRSTPDPEGGRINRLPNGEPSGIFEESAAWMMRAKVPDYTREELVAALKAALPQAAALGITAVHNLEARNSRHAIQVLADEGALPLRITHYVAPESLDALAELGVRNGLGNDWVRFGGVKTFMDGALGSQTAAMLEPYEGSDNRGYTTQSPEELADLVRRANASGIALALHAIGDRAVRLALDAFERCAEYPLGKPRHRLEHAQHVHPDDWARMARLGLIASMQPAHMLADIPTCERQLGARSRWAFALRSLLEAGVTLAFGSDAPVEIIDPLRGFQSALLRQDWDGNPPGGWYPEQRLTATEALRAYTIDAARAGCAERTNGSLTPGKLADFIVVSRNLLGCPPEELAEARVLATCVGGQPTHDPEGLFAG